The region GCGCCCTCGCGCGTCGTGTGCCCATGTGGATCTCGTAGCCGTCGAAGGCGCGGCCGTCGGCGCGGCGACGAGCGATCACGGACGTACCACCAGGATGAGCGCCGCGCCGACGAGCGAAAGAGTGGCCGCCCAGGCCTCGACCCGGAGGGCGCGATCGATGGCCTCCACATCCGGCGGCGGACCGTCGCCCAGGCGATAGTGCCCGGCTTTCGCGAGGGTGACGCCGAGCGCGCCGGCCATCGCGGCCATGGTCTGGCCCGCATTGGGGCTCGCGGTGCGCGTGGCGTCGCGCCGCCTCATCGCCGCCGCGCCCGCCCAGGACTCGCGCGCCAGCCATGCGCCGGCCACGAGGGCCCCCGCGGCCAGGCGCGCCGGCACGTAGTTGAGCGCGTCGTCGATCCGGGCGGTCGCGCGGCCCAGGTAGTCGAGCTCGGCGTCGCGGTAGCCGATCATCGCGTCGGCGGTGTTGACGGCGCGGTAGGCCCACGCCGAAGCCAGGCCGGCCGCGGATCCACCGAGGAGCGTCCCGGCGACGAAGAACGCCACGGGCGCGACGAAGCCGTCCGTGAGGTTCTCCGCGAGCGACTCCACCGCGGCGGAGCCCACCGCCCCGCGATCGAGATCGGCGGTGGGACGGCTCACCAGATGCCAGGCGACCTGCCGGCGCGCGCCGTCGAGATCGTCCACGACCAGGTGCCCACGGACCACCTCGACGGCGTCGGTGAGGCCGCGGAGCGAGAAGCTGCACTTCAGCAGCCACGCCTGCGCGAGCGGCGCAGCCGCGCCCGGCAGCTCTCCGAGCACGGCGTGCGCGATCAGGGCCAGGCCCGCGGCGACGCCGGCCACGATCAGGATCAGGAGCGTCCCGTAGAGCATGAGATCTGCCGGCGCGGCTGGCGCGCGAGCGCGACCGAGCCCGATGAGCCGGCCGATCCCCGCCACCGGGTGCCAACGGTTCGGTGGATCTCCCAGGAGGAGATCCAGCGCCACCGCGAGCACCAGCAGCGTCACCGGAGCTCGAACACGAGCGGGAGGCGGATCAGCAGCGGCCGTCGGGGCAACGACTCCGGGAACGGCACGAGCCCGAGGCGATGGATCGTCTCCAGCGCGGCCTCGTCGAGCAGCGGGTTCGTCGACGAGCGCACCACCCGCACGTCCCGGATCCGGCCACTGGCCTCGATCCACACGTCGAGCTCGACGGTTCCCTGCGCCCCCTGCCGGCGCGCGGCGAGCGGATAGACGAGCGCCTCCTGCACGCGCTGCCGGAACCGGGCGAGGTACGGACCGTACTCACCGGGCACCGCGCCTCCGCCGCCGCCCGGCGCGGTCCTGGCCAGCGGTGACCCGCCCGAGACGGCGGCGTCCGGCGCGGCTTCACCTCCCGCTGCGTCTGTCTGCCGCGCGCCGCCCGACGAGCCGGCCGACTCCGATCCGGCGATCAGCGCGGACGGCGCCCGCGATGCTGCTGGCACCGGCGCGGACTCGCCGGACGCCGCCGCGGGGCGCGGAGGATCGGGGGCCAGCACCGGCGCCGGTGGCGGCGGGGCCGCGGCGGCCACGGGCGGCGGCGGAGCGGGTGCGACCGCTTCCGGTGGAGGCGTGGCTGGCCGGAACGGCGCGGGAGGACGACGGCGCGCGCCCCCGTCGTCGCGGGCCGCGCGGCCCGACGGCGGCGCGGCGACGCGGCGTGCTGGCTCGGCCGGCTCGCCGGCGCCGGCCGGTCCCGACGCCGACTCGCTCCGCTCCAGCAGGTCCACGAACAGGGGATGCGCCCATTCCGATCCCGACCACGACAGGAGCGCGAGGATCCCCCCCGCGTGCAGGAGCACCGAGAGGGTCAGACCGCCGAGCCGCGCCGCCGGGGTCATGGATGTCGTTCCTGCCACTCGCGGATGCCACGGTCAAGGGCCCCGCGCACCGCGCGTGCCACCGCCCAGCCCAGCGGACTCGCCGGCCCGCCGTACCGGGCGCGCCCCCCGCGGCCGGTGGCCGCGATCGCCACCGCGTCGGTGGACGTGCCGCTGGCGGGCAGGCCATCAGCGGTGCGGATTCCCGCGTCCCGGAGCGCCAGCCCCTTCACCTCCGTGGCGGTCGTCGCGGCGTTGACCAGAGCGGCCGGCTCCGGATCGGCGTCCACCACCACGATCATGTTGATCGTCGAGGCCTCGCCCCGGGCGATGGGCGAAAGGCCGGCCGCCACCGGATTGCCGAGGCCGACCGTCGCCACCGCCATCGCGGCGCACCCTTCGGTGGCCTCGGTGACGATGACCGCGCGCTCGGTCGCCGCGCCGGTGAGCAGCCCGACCCACGGGCCGGGCACCGCCGCGCGCCGCGCGAACGCGTCGATCGTGCGCGAGGGATCCTCGCACGAGTCGTCCTGGCCCACGTGCACGTTGAGGATGGCGCGCGCTTCGGCGAAGCCGCCGAGGTGCACCGCCGAGGACAGCACGCGGAGCCGCCGCGCGGCGACCACCACCACGGCTTCGGCTCCGACCTCGACGGTCACCCCGGCGATCATCGTCCTAGAACGACGCCCGCAGGCCCACGAGGGCGTTGATGCCGAGCGCAGGGAAGCCGCGCACCTCCGCGTACTTCTCGTTGAGCGCGTTCTGCACTCGCGCGGTCAGCTCGAGCTTCTGCAGCACCCCCGTCTGACTCAGGATGCGCCAGGTGCCACCGAGGTCGACGCGGGTGTAACCGCTGTTGTAGACGTCGCCGACCGGATCGAACTGCCGCTCGACCACGTACACCTGCACGAAGGTGGACAAGCTCGGGAGCGGCTGCCAGGTGAGCCCGACGCTGCCCGCGTTCCGCGGGATGCGCGGCAGGGGCCGGCCGGTGGTGAAGTTGTCGGTGTCGGTGTAGGTGTAGGTGACCGAGGCGATCAGGTTCGGCAGGATGTCCACGTCGCCACCGACCTCGACGCCCTGGGAGCGGGCGCGGCCCGCGTTGAACGGTCCCCCGAAGGTCGCGGTCGGCAGGGGCGTGCAGCACACGATGGCGTCGGTGAAGTTGGTGTGGAAGTACGTCGCCCGGAGCCGGATCCGGTTGTTCCACAGGTCCTGGTCCACGCCCACGTCCCAGGAGATGCTGCGCTCCGGCTCGAGGTCGGGGTTGCCGAAATCCGGGAAGAAGAGGTCGTTGAAGGTCGGGGCGCGGAAGCCGGAGCCGCCGCCGCCGCGCAGCCGGGTGCCGCTCTCCTTGATCACGAACAGCACCGAGCCCTGAGCGGTCGTGGCCTGCCCGAACTGGCTGTCGTGCTCGATCCGGAACCCCCCGGTGATGAACAACCGCTCGAGGAATCGCAGCTGCTGCTCGAGCAGGCCCCACGGCACCTGTCGGTCGGCCCGGAACACGCCCTTGCTATCGCCTTCCTCGTTGCGGAACCCGCCGCCCAGCGTGGTCGTGCTCCACTTGCCGATGAAGAACGAGTTGAGCCACTGGCTCTCCAGCCGCTCGACGTCCACCTGCGAGCGGATGGGCACGTCGAAATCGAAGCCGGGATCGGGCGGGTCCTGGAATCCCTGGTTGCTGGTGTAGCGGCCGAAGGTGGCGCGGCTCTCCCACCACTCGACCGGCCGCGTCTTGGCCTCCACGCTGAGCACGGTGGTCTCGGTCTGCTGCTTGGCGTTCGGGTTGATGATCGGGTCGAT is a window of Candidatus Methylomirabilota bacterium DNA encoding:
- the cbiB gene encoding adenosylcobinamide-phosphate synthase CbiB; its protein translation is MTLLVLAVALDLLLGDPPNRWHPVAGIGRLIGLGRARAPAAPADLMLYGTLLILIVAGVAAGLALIAHAVLGELPGAAAPLAQAWLLKCSFSLRGLTDAVEVVRGHLVVDDLDGARRQVAWHLVSRPTADLDRGAVGSAAVESLAENLTDGFVAPVAFFVAGTLLGGSAAGLASAWAYRAVNTADAMIGYRDAELDYLGRATARIDDALNYVPARLAAGALVAGAWLARESWAGAAAMRRRDATRTASPNAGQTMAAMAGALGVTLAKAGHYRLGDGPPPDVEAIDRALRVEAWAATLSLVGAALILVVRP
- a CDS encoding energy transducer TonB, which translates into the protein MTPAARLGGLTLSVLLHAGGILALLSWSGSEWAHPLFVDLLERSESASGPAGAGEPAEPARRVAAPPSGRAARDDGGARRRPPAPFRPATPPPEAVAPAPPPPVAAAAPPPPAPVLAPDPPRPAAASGESAPVPAASRAPSALIAGSESAGSSGGARQTDAAGGEAAPDAAVSGGSPLARTAPGGGGGAVPGEYGPYLARFRQRVQEALVYPLAARRQGAQGTVELDVWIEASGRIRDVRVVRSSTNPLLDEAALETIHRLGLVPFPESLPRRPLLIRLPLVFELR
- a CDS encoding adenosylcobinamide amidohydrolase, giving the protein MTVEVGAEAVVVVAARRLRVLSSAVHLGGFAEARAILNVHVGQDDSCEDPSRTIDAFARRAAVPGPWVGLLTGAATERAVIVTEATEGCAAMAVATVGLGNPVAAGLSPIARGEASTINMIVVVDADPEPAALVNAATTATEVKGLALRDAGIRTADGLPASGTSTDAVAIAATGRGGRARYGGPASPLGWAVARAVRGALDRGIREWQERHP
- a CDS encoding TonB-dependent receptor, which produces MLVMVMLMAAAAAEAQEEKKGVDPVVVTATTVATPSRQLGVALNVIPGEDFKTYHYSTVDDAFRNIPGVNVTQQGSYGKLSNLSIRGANANQVLILVDGVRVSSPTLGQTDLSDISPEQIDRIEVIRGPQSTLYGADAIGGVVNIITRKGNGRLFSAVVDNAFGNYDTMQNRLSASGVYKIFDYALSGVHFESNGQFKNDNSDMWAGNVRLGLTLPLDSAISVVYRYNKNDTGVPIKPVFPPPQPIDPIINPNAKQQTETTVLSVEAKTRPVEWWESRATFGRYTSNQGFQDPPDPGFDFDVPIRSQVDVERLESQWLNSFFIGKWSTTTLGGGFRNEEGDSKGVFRADRQVPWGLLEQQLRFLERLFITGGFRIEHDSQFGQATTAQGSVLFVIKESGTRLRGGGGSGFRAPTFNDLFFPDFGNPDLEPERSISWDVGVDQDLWNNRIRLRATYFHTNFTDAIVCCTPLPTATFGGPFNAGRARSQGVEVGGDVDILPNLIASVTYTYTDTDNFTTGRPLPRIPRNAGSVGLTWQPLPSLSTFVQVYVVERQFDPVGDVYNSGYTRVDLGGTWRILSQTGVLQKLELTARVQNALNEKYAEVRGFPALGINALVGLRASF